The proteins below are encoded in one region of Leptotrichia sp. oral taxon 218:
- a CDS encoding GtrA family protein, with product MVFKYLLGLKISDTQTGLRAFSKNQVKDFLKVKGERFEYETNMLIDNKNLGYKFKEIPINTVYIKNNKSSHFNPVRDSITIYLLFFKYIVVSLLSFILDIALFGIFKAFKFTIINATIIARILSSILNYTLNKNKVFKSFNKKSLIKYYILVIIQMFISGYSVKFLHKIFVNKNVIFLKIIIDLIIFIVNYYIQREWVFKRRERECFY from the coding sequence TTGGTTTTTAAGTATCTTTTAGGATTAAAAATATCTGATACTCAAACTGGGCTTAGAGCATTTAGTAAAAATCAAGTAAAGGATTTTTTAAAAGTTAAAGGTGAAAGATTTGAATATGAGACAAATATGTTGATTGATAATAAAAATTTAGGATATAAATTTAAAGAAATTCCAATAAATACAGTTTACATAAAAAATAATAAATCGTCACACTTTAATCCAGTTCGTGATTCGATTACAATATATCTATTATTTTTTAAATATATTGTTGTTTCATTATTATCTTTTATATTAGATATTGCACTATTTGGAATTTTTAAGGCTTTTAAATTTACAATTATAAATGCGACAATAATTGCAAGGATACTTTCTTCAATATTAAATTATACTTTGAATAAAAATAAAGTTTTTAAATCATTTAATAAAAAAAGTTTGATAAAATATTATATTTTGGTAATAATACAGATGTTTATTTCAGGATATTCAGTAAAGTTTTTACATAAAATATTTGTAAATAAAAATGTAATATTTTTAAAAATAATAATAGATTTAATAATTTTTATTGTAAATTATTATATTCA
- a CDS encoding glycosyltransferase produces the protein MEENILIIPSLNPDKNFLNLLEEFENKIAEEKINASIVVVNDGSSENFNNIFEKVKDKDIVVLQHAINLGKGRALKTAFNYVLNEVKNLKSVVTADSDGQHLIEDIILCLKCSNENQNTLILGTRNFKKNLKTIGNGGGEGTF, from the coding sequence ATGGAAGAAAATATATTAATAATTCCTAGTTTAAATCCAGATAAGAATTTTTTAAATTTATTAGAAGAATTTGAAAATAAGATTGCTGAAGAAAAAATTAATGCGAGTATAGTTGTTGTTAATGATGGAAGTTCTGAAAATTTTAATAATATATTTGAAAAAGTTAAAGATAAAGACATAGTAGTTTTACAACATGCTATAAATTTGGGAAAAGGACGGGCCTTGAAAACAGCGTTTAATTATGTATTAAATGAGGTAAAAAATTTGAAAAGTGTGGTTACTGCTGATTCTGATGGTCAGCATCTGATAGAAGACATAATTTTGTGTTTAAAATGTTCAAATGAAAATCAGAATACACTAATTTTAGGAACAAGAAATTTTAAAAAAAATTTGAAAACAATTGGAAATGGGGGGGGGGAAGGTACCTTTTAG
- the prmA gene encoding 50S ribosomal protein L11 methyltransferase encodes MKWIKVKIDYFSDNLKETKARLINIFEEVGIKQVEFVDYFSDNSLDYSVNFKNENDIWSMIGYIIDNRFVKSKLNIIYNNVNEISKDDENFMSEIYTSRCSDEDWQDEWKKYFHTVNITPNIVIKPSWDNYEVKGNETVIEIDPGLAFGTGTHETTSLCVEFLEKYAQNKKKLLDIGCGSGILMLIGKKLGVEKVVGIDIDEKVNDVVLENFSKNEISENFQVIIGNLVDDINEKYDLVVSNILVDVLEKLLEDIEKILEKGATVIFSGILNEKEEAFVKKAKNYNLKQIDRREKNNWVSLVFKYEN; translated from the coding sequence ATGAAATGGATAAAAGTAAAAATTGATTATTTTTCAGACAATTTGAAAGAAACAAAAGCAAGATTAATTAATATTTTTGAAGAAGTTGGGATAAAACAAGTAGAATTTGTCGATTATTTTTCTGATAATTCTTTGGATTACAGCGTAAATTTTAAAAATGAAAATGATATTTGGAGTATGATTGGATATATTATTGACAATCGATTTGTAAAAAGTAAATTAAATATAATTTATAACAATGTCAATGAAATTTCAAAAGATGACGAAAATTTTATGTCAGAAATTTATACTTCACGATGTTCTGATGAAGATTGGCAAGATGAGTGGAAAAAATATTTTCACACAGTGAATATAACACCAAATATCGTAATTAAGCCAAGTTGGGATAATTATGAAGTAAAGGGCAATGAAACTGTGATAGAAATTGATCCAGGACTTGCCTTTGGGACTGGGACACATGAAACGACTTCACTTTGTGTGGAATTTTTGGAAAAATATGCCCAAAATAAGAAAAAACTGCTTGATATTGGATGCGGTTCTGGGATTTTGATGTTGATTGGGAAGAAATTAGGTGTAGAAAAAGTTGTTGGAATTGACATTGATGAGAAAGTAAATGATGTTGTGCTGGAAAATTTTTCTAAAAATGAAATAAGTGAGAATTTTCAAGTAATAATCGGAAATCTTGTAGATGACATAAATGAAAAGTATGATTTAGTTGTTTCAAATATTTTAGTAGATGTTTTGGAAAAATTGCTTGAAGATATAGAAAAAATTTTAGAAAAGGGTGCAACAGTTATTTTTTCTGGGATTTTGAATGAAAAAGAAGAGGCATTTGTGAAAAAGGCTAAAAATTATAATTTGAAACAAATTGATAGACGAGAGAAGAATAATTGGGTATCACTTGTTTTTAAATATGAAAATTAA
- a CDS encoding TIGR00282 family metallophosphoesterase, with protein sequence MKFLIIGDVVGEPGRNTLFKFLEKRKKNYDFIIVNGENSAGGFGINIKIAEQIFSRGADVITLGNHSWDKKEIYPYINNHKNLIRPINFSKEAPGNGYTIVEKNGVKVAVINAQGKVFMPPIACPFLTVEEILLEIKKETDIVVLDFHAEATSEKQAMGWNLTGKVSVVYGTHTHTQTADERILPGGTAFISDVGMTGGHDGVLGMNKKESIQKFKDGMPNRYSVCKENPKINGIEVEVNEKTGKAVAIKRINMSYDEI encoded by the coding sequence ATGAAATTTTTGATAATTGGAGATGTAGTTGGAGAACCTGGAAGAAATACTTTGTTTAAATTTTTGGAAAAAAGAAAGAAAAATTATGATTTTATAATTGTAAATGGAGAAAACTCAGCTGGAGGATTTGGAATAAATATAAAAATAGCTGAACAAATTTTTTCTCGTGGAGCGGATGTAATTACGCTGGGAAATCATAGCTGGGACAAAAAAGAAATTTATCCGTACATAAATAATCATAAAAATTTGATTAGACCGATTAACTTTTCAAAGGAAGCTCCAGGAAATGGATATACGATAGTTGAAAAAAATGGAGTAAAAGTAGCAGTTATCAATGCGCAAGGAAAAGTTTTTATGCCACCGATTGCTTGTCCATTTTTAACAGTGGAAGAAATTTTGCTTGAAATAAAGAAAGAAACGGATATAGTTGTACTTGATTTTCACGCTGAAGCAACTTCGGAAAAACAAGCTATGGGATGGAATTTAACTGGAAAAGTATCTGTTGTGTATGGGACTCACACACATACACAGACTGCTGATGAGAGAATTTTACCAGGAGGAACAGCTTTTATCTCAGATGTTGGAATGACTGGTGGACACGATGGAGTTTTGGGAATGAATAAGAAAGAAAGCATTCAAAAATTTAAAGATGGAATGCCAAACAGATATTCGGTTTGTAAGGAAAATCCTAAAATAAACGGAATTGAAGTGGAAGTAAATGAAAAAACTGGAAAGGCAGTTGCGATTAAAAGAATAAATATGAGTTATGATGAAATTTAA
- a CDS encoding GNAT family N-acetyltransferase, with product MKIKIRKADEKDIAGLNLLLYQVHGVHVNGRPDIFKKGEKKFSDIELKEVLKDDKTPIFVATDENDNILGHCFCVFREVKNDKSLCDRKVLYIDDLCVDKNIRNSGIGKKLYEYVLNFAKENNFTSVTLDVWNFNESAFKFYEKIGFLPLKTLMEKQI from the coding sequence ATGAAAATTAAAATTAGAAAAGCTGATGAGAAAGATATCGCTGGATTAAATTTACTTTTATACCAAGTTCATGGAGTTCATGTAAATGGCAGACCTGATATTTTTAAAAAAGGCGAAAAAAAATTTAGTGACATAGAATTGAAAGAAGTATTAAAAGATGATAAAACGCCAATCTTTGTAGCAACTGATGAAAATGATAATATTTTGGGACATTGTTTTTGTGTATTTCGTGAAGTGAAAAATGATAAAAGTTTGTGCGACAGAAAAGTTTTGTATATTGATGATTTATGTGTGGATAAAAATATTAGAAATAGTGGAATTGGAAAAAAACTGTATGAATATGTGCTAAATTTTGCAAAAGAAAATAATTTCACTAGTGTTACATTGGATGTTTGGAATTTTAATGAGAGTGCGTTTAAATTTTATGAAAAAATAGGATTTTTGCCATTGAAAACATTGATGGAAAAACAAATTTAA
- the rny gene encoding ribonuclease Y, with protein sequence MSVTIIVFVLLIILFSILVFFIAYFLISSVFKKKYGELSELELRIVDVKRRLETSKREVEIEIESFKKEETLKVKEELLNEKKIADDEIKKIKAELAIKEERIAKKEETLETKMERLEEKEIKNEKYKDRLAKKEKDLDEMIVNQEKELERISELTQDDARKIILEKLENELDHDKAVLIRDYEHNLDREKDRISKRIISTAIGKAAADYVVDSTISVIQLPSEEMKGRIIGREGRNIRAIEAATGVDLIIDDTPEAVVLSSFDGVRREVARIALEKLISDGRIHPTKIEEVVAKAQLEVEESVLDAAEQAILEVGIPTLPREVLKVFGRLKFRTSFGQNILQHSIEVAHIAAALAAEIGANVDVAKRAALLHDIGKAFSHEQEGSHALNGGEFLRKFSRESEIVINAVEAHHNEVEQLSIEAVLVQAADSISASRPGARRETLSNYLKRLEQLEEIANSHEGIESSYAIQAGRELRLIVHPDNIDDDKATILARDVAKDIEEKMQYPGQIKVTVIRETRAVEYAK encoded by the coding sequence ATGAGTGTAACAATAATAGTATTTGTTTTATTAATTATTCTTTTTTCTATTTTAGTTTTTTTTATAGCTTATTTTTTGATAAGTTCTGTATTTAAAAAGAAATATGGAGAGTTAAGTGAACTTGAACTAAGAATAGTTGATGTCAAAAGAAGACTTGAAACATCGAAAAGAGAAGTTGAAATAGAAATTGAATCTTTTAAAAAAGAAGAAACATTAAAAGTAAAAGAAGAATTGCTAAATGAGAAAAAAATAGCGGACGATGAAATAAAAAAAATTAAAGCAGAGTTGGCTATTAAAGAAGAAAGAATTGCAAAAAAAGAAGAAACATTGGAAACAAAAATGGAGCGTCTGGAAGAAAAAGAAATAAAAAATGAAAAATATAAAGACAGACTTGCAAAAAAAGAAAAAGATTTGGATGAAATGATTGTAAATCAGGAGAAAGAATTGGAGAGAATTTCAGAACTTACTCAAGATGACGCAAGAAAAATTATATTAGAAAAATTAGAAAATGAGTTGGATCACGATAAAGCGGTGTTAATAAGAGATTATGAGCATAATTTAGACAGAGAAAAAGATAGAATTTCTAAAAGAATAATTTCTACTGCAATTGGAAAAGCTGCGGCTGACTATGTTGTAGATTCGACAATTTCTGTAATTCAACTTCCTAGTGAAGAAATGAAAGGTAGAATCATTGGAAGAGAAGGTCGAAATATTAGAGCGATTGAAGCTGCAACTGGCGTAGATTTGATAATTGACGATACACCAGAAGCTGTTGTTCTTTCTTCGTTTGATGGAGTTAGAAGAGAAGTCGCTAGAATTGCTCTTGAAAAGTTGATTTCGGATGGAAGAATTCATCCTACAAAAATTGAAGAAGTTGTGGCAAAAGCGCAGTTAGAAGTGGAAGAAAGTGTATTAGATGCGGCAGAACAGGCAATCTTAGAAGTTGGAATTCCAACTCTTCCAAGAGAAGTCTTAAAAGTATTTGGAAGATTGAAATTTAGAACATCGTTTGGACAGAATATTTTGCAGCACTCAATTGAAGTGGCTCATATTGCAGCAGCACTTGCAGCAGAAATTGGAGCAAATGTAGATGTGGCTAAAAGAGCGGCTCTTCTTCATGACATTGGGAAAGCATTTTCACACGAACAGGAAGGTTCTCATGCATTAAACGGTGGGGAATTTTTGAGAAAATTTTCTAGGGAAAGTGAAATCGTTATAAATGCGGTGGAAGCTCATCACAATGAAGTTGAGCAGTTGAGTATAGAAGCTGTGCTAGTTCAAGCAGCTGACTCGATTTCAGCGTCAAGACCAGGAGCTAGAAGAGAAACTTTGTCCAATTACTTAAAACGGTTAGAGCAGCTGGAAGAAATAGCAAATAGTCATGAAGGAATTGAAAGTTCGTATGCTATTCAGGCTGGAAGAGAACTTAGATTAATTGTTCATCCTGACAATATTGACGATGATAAAGCTACAATTTTGGCAAGGGATGTTGCAAAAGATATCGAAGAAAAAATGCAGTATCCAGGACAGATAAAAGTAACGGTAATAAGAGAAACTAGAGCGGTAGAATATGCAAAATAG
- a CDS encoding cell division protein FtsL — protein sequence MSNISKEKKIQVLEVPKITNTARKVANQKKENKITVPKKMNKRLSKTAGLDRAIISKFAIYIGIAVVVAFIKILAVNSVSTLDRQYKAKDRELKDLRRQVSTLENKFYDGIDRKKLEKKAYEDGFVPNNPIRYIKVEDKK from the coding sequence ATGAGTAATATTTCTAAAGAAAAAAAGATACAAGTATTGGAAGTTCCTAAAATAACTAATACAGCAAGAAAAGTTGCAAATCAAAAAAAAGAAAATAAGATTACAGTTCCTAAAAAAATGAACAAAAGACTTTCAAAAACTGCAGGACTGGATAGAGCAATAATAAGTAAATTTGCTATTTATATTGGAATTGCAGTAGTTGTAGCTTTTATAAAAATTTTGGCGGTAAACAGTGTTAGCACATTAGATAGACAGTATAAGGCAAAAGATAGAGAGTTAAAAGATTTGAGAAGGCAAGTTTCTACTTTGGAAAATAAGTTTTATGACGGAATTGATAGAAAAAAATTAGAGAAAAAAGCATATGAAGATGGATTTGTTCCAAATAATCCAATAAGATATATCAAAGTTGAAGATAAAAAATAA
- the rsmH gene encoding 16S rRNA (cytosine(1402)-N(4))-methyltransferase RsmH, whose amino-acid sequence MEYHKPVLYDEVIENIITDKDAVYVDCTLGGGGHTQGILENSSKNSKVIAIDQDIEAIEFAKKRLENYDNFKVFQDNFKNIDTVVYLAGFEKVDRILMDIGVSSNQLDNAKRGFSYRFCAKLDMRMDKSLKLSAYDVVNTFSEKEIADIIYKYGEEPKSRKIARNIVEYRKNKKIETTTELAEIVIKSIGKSMKRHPAKRTFQAIRIFVNKELEVLTQTLDKAVNLLNDRGRLLVITFHSLEDRIVKEKFREYENPCTCPKDIPICICGKKSLGKVITRKPIVAKEVELKENKRAHSAKLRIFERRENRNE is encoded by the coding sequence ATGGAATATCATAAACCTGTGTTATATGATGAAGTCATTGAAAATATTATAACAGATAAAGATGCAGTTTATGTTGACTGTACACTTGGTGGCGGAGGTCATACACAAGGTATTCTTGAAAACTCTTCAAAAAATTCAAAAGTTATTGCAATAGATCAAGATATTGAAGCAATTGAGTTTGCAAAAAAAAGACTGGAAAATTATGATAATTTTAAAGTATTTCAGGACAATTTTAAAAATATAGATACGGTTGTTTATTTGGCAGGATTTGAAAAAGTTGATAGAATACTTATGGATATTGGAGTTTCTTCAAATCAGCTCGATAATGCGAAAAGAGGCTTTTCTTATAGATTTTGTGCAAAACTGGATATGAGAATGGATAAGTCACTAAAATTAAGCGCTTATGATGTTGTAAATACTTTTTCTGAAAAAGAAATAGCTGATATAATTTATAAATATGGAGAAGAACCCAAATCTAGGAAAATTGCTAGAAATATAGTTGAATATCGAAAAAATAAAAAAATTGAAACTACAACTGAATTAGCTGAAATCGTGATAAAATCAATAGGAAAAAGTATGAAAAGGCATCCTGCAAAGAGAACTTTTCAGGCGATAAGAATTTTTGTAAATAAAGAACTAGAAGTTTTGACACAGACTTTGGATAAAGCAGTTAATTTATTGAACGACAGGGGAAGGCTTTTGGTAATTACATTTCATTCGCTGGAGGACAGGATAGTTAAAGAAAAATTTAGAGAATATGAAAACCCTTGCACTTGTCCAAAAGATATACCAATTTGTATTTGTGGGAAAAAAAGTTTGGGAAAGGTTATTACGAGAAAACCTATTGTGGCAAAAGAAGTTGAATTAAAAGAAAATAAAAGAGCACATTCAGCTAAATTAAGAATTTTTGAAAGGAGAGAAAATAGGAATGAGTAA
- a CDS encoding DJ-1 family glyoxalase III yields the protein MSKKVAVFLADGFEEVEAIAPIDLLRRAEIEVDTVSLTDENFVQSARKVKVVADKVISEIDFDKYDMLVLPGGPGHKNYFKSQLLLDKVLEFSKDTKNKKVGAICAAPLILSELGILENKKAICFPACESNLLAGNPILTHEKVVVDGNIVTSRSAGTAIDFALEVISQLLGNEKSKEVKDEIVY from the coding sequence ATGAGTAAAAAAGTTGCAGTTTTTTTGGCAGATGGATTTGAGGAAGTTGAAGCAATCGCTCCGATTGACTTACTTAGAAGAGCTGAAATAGAAGTGGACACAGTTTCATTAACAGATGAAAATTTTGTACAAAGTGCAAGAAAAGTAAAAGTGGTTGCAGATAAAGTTATAAGTGAAATTGATTTTGATAAATATGATATGTTAGTTTTACCGGGAGGACCAGGACACAAAAATTATTTTAAATCGCAGTTGCTTTTAGATAAAGTTTTAGAATTTTCTAAAGATACAAAAAATAAAAAAGTTGGTGCAATTTGCGCAGCTCCATTAATTTTATCAGAATTGGGAATTTTGGAAAATAAAAAAGCTATTTGTTTTCCAGCTTGTGAAAGTAATTTACTCGCAGGAAATCCTATTTTGACTCACGAAAAAGTTGTTGTAGATGGAAATATTGTAACTAGCAGAAGTGCTGGAACTGCTATAGATTTTGCACTTGAAGTTATTTCACAGCTTTTGGGAAATGAAAAATCTAAAGAAGTTAAAGATGAAATAGTTTATTAA
- the ptsP gene encoding phosphoenolpyruvate--protein phosphotransferase gives MKRLTGIGASEGVSIGKVLLFVEEKMIIPQEIDENSTIEGELAKLENGLKKSKTQLIAIREKVKEKMGEDKAAIFDGHIMLLEDEDLIEEVEAKITGEKLPAARALREGIDEYCEMISQLDDPYLRERAADLQDIGKRWLKNLLEIKINDLSNLDPGTVVVTEDLTPSDTAQLDLANCVGFITEIGGKTAHSAIMARSLELPAVVGVKGVLGEVEDGEVVVMDGETGEIFLEPSEKLVEEYKVKQEQIRLEKEELKKLIHEEAVTLDGRKVDIWGNIGSPNDVDAVIESGATGIGLYRTEFLFMNSDHFPTEEEQYKAYRVVAEKMQGKPVTIRTMDIGGDKELPYLDLPKEMNPFLGYRAIRISLENKDMFKTQLKAILRASQYGQIKIMYPMISSINEIRKANAILEECKKELDEIGKIYDRNIKVGIMVETPSTAIVAYKFAKEVDFFSIGTNDLTQYFLAVDRGNELVSSLYNSFNPAVLEAIQKVIDAAHHAGISVSMCGEFAGDKRATKLLLGMGLDSFSMSASSGLTVKKIIRNSNYVDAQKYRDLILKQDTPEDVIEKLK, from the coding sequence ATGAAAAGATTAACAGGAATTGGTGCTTCAGAAGGAGTATCAATAGGAAAAGTATTACTTTTTGTAGAGGAAAAAATGATTATTCCTCAAGAAATAGATGAAAATTCAACTATCGAAGGGGAATTGGCAAAATTGGAAAATGGGTTGAAAAAATCAAAAACTCAATTAATCGCAATTAGAGAAAAAGTAAAAGAAAAAATGGGTGAAGATAAAGCAGCAATTTTTGATGGTCATATTATGCTTTTAGAAGATGAAGATTTGATTGAAGAAGTTGAAGCTAAAATAACAGGTGAAAAATTACCAGCTGCAAGAGCTCTAAGAGAAGGAATTGACGAATATTGTGAAATGATTTCTCAATTGGACGACCCTTATTTGAGAGAAAGAGCGGCAGATTTACAAGATATAGGAAAAAGATGGTTAAAAAACTTATTGGAAATTAAAATTAACGATTTAAGTAATTTGGATCCTGGAACAGTTGTTGTTACTGAAGATTTGACACCATCAGATACAGCTCAATTGGATTTGGCAAATTGTGTTGGATTTATTACAGAAATTGGAGGAAAAACAGCTCATTCGGCTATAATGGCTAGATCTCTTGAATTACCAGCAGTAGTTGGAGTAAAAGGTGTTTTAGGAGAAGTTGAAGATGGAGAAGTAGTCGTAATGGACGGGGAAACAGGGGAAATTTTCCTAGAACCATCTGAAAAATTAGTTGAAGAATATAAAGTAAAACAAGAACAAATTAGATTAGAAAAAGAAGAACTTAAAAAATTAATTCATGAAGAAGCAGTTACATTAGATGGAAGAAAAGTAGATATTTGGGGAAATATCGGAAGTCCTAATGATGTTGATGCAGTGATTGAATCTGGAGCTACAGGAATTGGATTATACAGAACAGAATTCTTGTTTATGAACTCTGACCACTTCCCAACAGAAGAAGAACAATATAAAGCATATAGAGTAGTAGCTGAAAAAATGCAAGGAAAACCTGTTACAATAAGAACAATGGATATAGGTGGAGATAAAGAATTACCTTACTTGGATTTGCCAAAAGAAATGAACCCATTCTTAGGATATAGAGCAATCAGAATTTCATTAGAAAATAAAGATATGTTCAAAACTCAATTGAAAGCTATCTTAAGAGCTTCTCAATATGGTCAAATTAAAATTATGTATCCAATGATAAGTTCTATAAATGAAATTAGAAAAGCTAATGCTATTTTGGAAGAATGTAAAAAAGAATTAGATGAAATTGGTAAAATTTACGATAGAAATATAAAGGTTGGAATTATGGTGGAAACTCCTTCAACTGCAATAGTTGCTTATAAATTTGCAAAAGAAGTTGATTTCTTCTCAATTGGAACTAATGACTTAACTCAATATTTCTTAGCTGTAGATAGAGGAAATGAATTGGTATCTAGTTTGTATAATTCATTTAACCCAGCAGTTTTAGAAGCTATTCAAAAAGTAATTGACGCTGCACATCATGCAGGAATCAGTGTAAGTATGTGTGGAGAGTTTGCAGGGGATAAGAGAGCGACTAAATTACTTTTAGGAATGGGACTTGATTCATTTAGTATGAGCGCTTCATCAGGACTTACAGTTAAAAAGATAATTAGAAACAGTAATTATGTTGACGCACAAAAATATAGAGATTTGATTTTGAAACAAGATACACCAGAAGATGTAATTGAAAAATTAAAATAA
- a CDS encoding ankyrin repeat domain-containing protein: MRLFFLKSILIGVLITNFFSFSSIYDYKRENSQKLNEISDSKKQQNRLAALFKAIRQQNNNFVKFSLLTKENIERRKKLIEQSTPGNGKYGVAINFFDFFGMDNTLIDVNAKDESGYTPIIVAIESQNNDILEYLIKNGANLREKHPLFKRSVLNVACYYENEKAVEMLLSADPKLINEQSGIDGWTALQDATLKANIDIVKILLKNGANPQLKDYSGGTAMDMATEFGKGQIVKLFRDNIKANRKY; encoded by the coding sequence ATGAGACTTTTTTTTCTAAAAAGTATTTTAATAGGAGTTTTGATTACCAATTTTTTTTCATTTTCGTCAATTTACGATTACAAAAGAGAAAATTCACAAAAATTAAATGAAATTAGTGATTCAAAAAAGCAACAAAATCGATTGGCTGCATTATTTAAAGCAATAAGACAACAAAATAACAATTTTGTAAAATTTTCTTTGTTGACTAAAGAAAATATTGAAAGAAGAAAAAAATTAATTGAGCAAAGTACCCCCGGAAATGGTAAATATGGAGTTGCAATAAATTTTTTTGATTTTTTTGGAATGGATAATACTTTGATAGATGTAAATGCTAAAGATGAAAGTGGATATACGCCAATTATTGTGGCAATTGAATCTCAAAATAATGATATTTTGGAATATCTCATAAAAAATGGTGCAAATTTGAGAGAAAAACATCCGCTTTTTAAAAGAAGTGTACTAAATGTAGCATGTTATTATGAAAATGAAAAAGCGGTGGAGATGTTACTTTCAGCCGATCCCAAATTGATAAATGAACAAAGTGGAATTGACGGCTGGACAGCTTTACAAGATGCAACACTCAAAGCCAATATCGATATAGTAAAAATTTTATTAAAAAATGGCGCAAATCCTCAATTAAAAGATTATAGCGGAGGAACAGCGATGGATATGGCAACAGAATTTGGGAAAGGTCAAATTGTTAAATTATTTCGTGATAATATAAAAGCTAATAGAAAATATTAG